A stretch of Fusarium poae strain DAOMC 252244 chromosome 2, whole genome shotgun sequence DNA encodes these proteins:
- the EGD2 gene encoding GAL4 enhancer protein (BUSCO:56968at5125): protein MSNPRVEELPDEEPKKTTVQEHEDDSSDDSEVEEVGEGQLPAGSTVIHNRNEKKARKALEKLHLTRIPGITRVTLRRPKNILFVINTPEVYKSPNSNTYIVFGEAKIEDVNAAAQQAAAAQLASQNAEDHSGHNHGEPSKAVEADEKKEDKDDDDEEDEEEDEEEVDASGLEDKDIELVMTQANVSRNKAVKALKENDNDIVNSIMALSI, encoded by the exons ATGTCGAACCCCCGCGTTGAAGAACTTCCCGACGAGgagcccaagaagaccaCCGTCCAGGAGCACGAGGATGACTCCAGCGACGACTCTGAGGTTGAGGAGGTCGGCGAGGGCCAGCTCCCCGCTGGTTCTACCGTGATCCACAACCGcaacgagaagaaggctcgCAAGGCCCTTGAGAAGCTGCACCTCACCCGCATCCCTGGCATCACCCGTGTTACTCTCCGCCGCCCCAAGAAC atcctcttcgtcatcaaCACCCCCGAGGTTTACAAGTCCCCCAACAGCAACACCTACAT CGTCTTCGGTGAGGCCAAGATTGAGGACGTTAACGCCGCTGCTCAACAAGCGGCTGCTGCTCAGCTCGCTTCCCAGAACGCTGAGGACCACTCTGGTCACAACCACGGCGAGCCCAGCAAGGCTGTTGAGGccgacgagaagaaggaggacaaggatgatgatgacgaggaggacgaggaggaggatgaggaggaggtcGATGCCTCTGGACTTGAGGATAAGGACATCGAGCTTGTCATGACCCAAGCCAATGTCAGCCGAAACAAGGCTGTCAAGGCATTGAAGGAGAACGACAACGATATTGTCAATTCCATCATGGCTCTAAGTATCTAG